In one Sphingomonas sp. AP4-R1 genomic region, the following are encoded:
- a CDS encoding dicarboxylate/amino acid:cation symporter: MARRLTLFILLAMLVGILTGFVLNQTVSDPAHLATITTGFSILTDIFLRLIKMIIAPLIFGTLVAGIAHMGDSSALGRIGARSVGWFVLASLVSLSLGLVFVNLFHPGVGLGLPLPPVNEASGIAKPEFSLHDFFVHLVPTSIIDAMAKNDVLPIVIFSVFFGIAITAVGDKAKPIVQGLESLVHVMLQVTDYVMKAAPIAVFAAVANAVAHQGIAILVTYGWFMGGFFLALLVLWSFFYAVSYALIGRQTHVLIRYVREPFMIAFSTASSEAAFPRLLEALDKFGVPKRIASFVLPLGYSFNLDGSMMYCSFATMFIAQAYGIHISFPQQIIMMLLLMVTSKGIASVPRASLVVIASTLAFFDIPEAGLLLILAVDHFLDMGRTATNVLGNAVATVLVTKWEGAFETIESDEMEPLPTPAHTMHGGKAGLDLDPNR, translated from the coding sequence ATGGCCCGGCGACTTACCCTTTTCATCCTCCTGGCGATGCTCGTCGGCATCCTGACGGGATTCGTTCTGAACCAGACCGTATCTGATCCAGCGCACCTCGCAACGATCACGACCGGTTTTTCGATCCTGACCGACATTTTTCTGCGGCTGATCAAGATGATCATCGCGCCGCTGATCTTCGGCACGCTCGTCGCGGGCATCGCCCACATGGGCGATTCCTCCGCGCTGGGGCGCATCGGCGCGCGCTCGGTCGGCTGGTTCGTCCTCGCCAGCCTCGTCTCGCTGTCGCTCGGCCTCGTCTTCGTGAACCTGTTCCATCCCGGCGTGGGGCTCGGCCTGCCGCTGCCTCCGGTGAACGAGGCGAGCGGGATCGCGAAACCCGAATTCTCGCTGCACGACTTCTTCGTCCATCTGGTGCCGACCTCGATCATCGACGCGATGGCGAAGAATGACGTGCTGCCGATCGTGATCTTCTCGGTCTTCTTCGGCATCGCGATCACGGCGGTGGGCGATAAGGCCAAGCCGATCGTGCAGGGGCTGGAATCGCTGGTCCACGTGATGCTGCAGGTGACGGATTATGTGATGAAGGCCGCGCCGATCGCGGTGTTCGCCGCCGTCGCCAACGCCGTCGCGCATCAGGGAATCGCGATCCTCGTCACCTATGGCTGGTTCATGGGCGGCTTCTTCCTGGCGCTGCTGGTGCTGTGGAGCTTCTTCTATGCGGTCAGCTACGCCCTGATCGGCCGGCAGACGCACGTGCTGATCCGCTACGTGCGCGAGCCCTTCATGATCGCCTTCTCGACGGCCTCGTCCGAAGCGGCCTTCCCGCGCCTGCTGGAAGCGCTCGACAAATTCGGCGTGCCGAAGCGCATCGCCAGCTTCGTGCTGCCGCTCGGCTATTCGTTCAATCTCGACGGCTCGATGATGTATTGCAGCTTCGCGACGATGTTCATCGCGCAGGCCTACGGCATCCACATCTCCTTCCCCCAGCAGATCATCATGATGCTGCTGCTGATGGTGACGTCGAAGGGCATTGCCAGCGTGCCGCGCGCCAGCCTCGTCGTGATCGCCTCCACGCTCGCCTTCTTCGACATTCCGGAAGCGGGCCTGCTGCTGATCCTCGCGGTCGATCATTTCCTCGACATGGGGCGCACCGCCACCAACGTGCTGGGCAATGCGGTGGCCACCGTCCTCGTCACCAAGTGGGAGGGCGCGTTCGAGACGATCGAGAGCGACGAGATGGAGCCACTTCCCACCCCCGCTCACACGATGCACGGCGGCAAGGCCGGGCTGGATCTCGATCCCAACCGCTGA
- a CDS encoding response regulator encodes MAFDNEYVLRDAGYRVVASVDTVDAAVETIHAGSPDLVLADLHLSGGGTGVDVAQAAHDAGVPVIFVTGACPEAARALAIGCLAKPYSQRDLLAAIDAVDAKIAGRAPKRLPRGFTLF; translated from the coding sequence GTGGCATTCGACAATGAATATGTCTTGCGCGATGCGGGCTACCGGGTGGTGGCCTCGGTCGACACGGTCGATGCCGCGGTCGAGACCATCCACGCGGGCAGCCCCGATCTTGTCCTGGCCGATCTGCATTTGTCAGGCGGCGGCACGGGGGTCGACGTGGCGCAGGCGGCGCATGATGCTGGCGTGCCGGTGATCTTCGTGACCGGCGCCTGCCCAGAGGCGGCGCGGGCGCTGGCGATCGGCTGCCTCGCCAAGCCTTATTCGCAGCGCGACCTGCTGGCGGCGATCGATGCGGTCGATGCGAAGATTGCGGGGCGGGCACCCAAGCGGCTGCCGCGAGGCTTCACGCTTTTTTGA